The sequence GATGGCTGAAACGATGTTGTCGGCTTCGCTGCTCATTACTGTCCCCTAGCCCTTGGCGACTTCCTTGGCGAACGTGTCGCGCAAGCCGATCGTCCGCGAGAACACCGGTTTGCCCGACGTCGAGTCCTTGTCGCGCACGAAATAGCCCTGGCGCTCGAACTGCATCGGCTCGGTGGAATTGCTCTCCGCAACGGAAGCCTCGATCCGCGCGTCGGACAGGATCTCGAGCGAGTTCGGATTGAGATCGGCCGCAAAGTTCGAAGCGTCCGGGCTCGGATTGGAGAACAGCTGGTTGTAGATGCGGATCTCCGCCGGCTTCGATGCCGCCGCCGGCAGCCAGTGCATGGTCGCCTTGACCTTGCGGCCATCGGGCGCGTTGCCGCCCTTGGTTGCGGGGTCGTAGGTGCAGCGTAGCTCCACCACCTCGCCCGCGTCGTTCTTGATCACGCCGGTGCATTTGACGAAATAGGCATAGCGCAGCCGCACCTCGTTGCCGGGCGACAGGCGGAAGAACTTCTTCGGCGGGTTCTCCATGAAGTCGTCCTGCTCGATATAGAGCTCGCGGCCGAACGTGATCTTGCGCGTGCCGGCCGAGGGATCATCAGGATGATTGATCGCCTCGAGCTCCTCGGTCTGCCCTTCCGAATAGTTCTCGATTACCACTTTCAGCGGCTTCAACACGGCCATGCGCCGCTGCGCCGTGCGGTTCAGCTCCTCGCGAATACAGAACTCCAGCATGCCGACGTCGACCACACTGTTGGCCTTGGCCACACCGATGCGCTTGACGAATTCGCGCAGCGCAGCCGGCGGCACGCCACGGCGGCGCATCCCCGCCACGGTCGGCATGCGCGGATCGTCCCAGCCCGCGACATGGCCGTCGCGGACGAGCTGGGTCAGCACGCGCTTCGACAGCAGCGTGTAGGTCAGGTTCAGCCGCGCGAATTCGTACTGATGCGGTTCGGACGGCACTGGCAACTTCTCGATGAACCAGTCATAGAGCGGCCGGTGATCCTCGAACTCCAGCGTGCAGATCGAATGCGTGATGCCTTCGATCGCGTCCGACTGGCCATGCGCGTAGTCGTAGCTCGGATAAATGCTCCATTTGGTGCCGGTGCGCGGATGATGCGCATGCAGGATCCGATACAGCACGGGATCGCGCAGATTGATGTTGCCCGCGGCCATGTCGATCTTGGCCCGCAACACGCGCGCGCCGTTCGGGAATTCACCGGCCTTCATGCGGCGGAACAGGTCCAGGTTCTCCTCCACCGCGCGATCGCGGAAGGGCGAGTTCCTGCCGGGCTCGGTCAGCGTGCCGCGCGAGAGGCGGATCTCCTCCTGGGTCTGATCGTCGACATAGGCGAGCCCGTCGCGGATCAGTTGCTCCGCCCATTCGTACAGGCGATCGAAATAGTCCGAGGCGAAGAACAGGTTTTTGCCCCAGTCGAAGCCGAGCCAGCGCACGTCGGCCTGGATGGAATCGATATATTCCTGCTCTTCCTTGACCGGGTTGGTGTCGTCGAAGCGCAGATGGCAGCGGCCCGGAAACTCCTGCGCGATGCCGAAATTGAGCGCGATCGACTTGGCGTGGCCGATATGCAGATAGCCGTTCGGCTCCGGCGGGAACCGGGTCACGATTTCCTTGTACTTGCCCTGCTCGAGGTCGGCCTGGATGATGTCACGAATGAAATCGCGCCCAACCTCAGCTGCCACCGGTTCTGTCATTACGAAAATCCTGTAGGGAAATCAGCGGACCTTCTGCCAAATTCGCGTGGCTGAGCCAAGGGCCAAGCAAGGCCTGCCAGATCCGCCGCCGGGCTTTAGTTATGCCCCGGTCCTGCTATACACCACCGCCTCCAATGCATAGGCCCTGCCAAGAATGACCGATTCCGTCGTCACCCGCTTTGCCCCCTCGCCGACCGGCTTCCTCCACATCGGGGGCGCCCGCACGGCGCTGTTCAACTGGCTCTATGCGAAGAAGCATGGCGGCAAGATGCTGCTGCGGATCGAGGACACCGACCGGGAGCGCTCCACCGAGGCGGCCATCGGCGCCATCCTCGACGGCCTCGAATGGCTGGAGCTGGGCTGGGACGGCGAGGTCATCTACCAGTTCGCCCGCGCCGCCCGCCATCGCGAGGTCGCCGAGCAGCTGCTCGCCGAGGGCAAGGCCTATCGCTGCTACGCCACCGCCGAGGAGCTCGCCGCCATGCGCGAGAAGGCTCGCGCCGAAGGCCGCACCCGCCTCTATGACGGCATGTGGCGCGACCGCGACCCGGCCACGGCGCCAGGCGACGTCAAGCCGACGATCCGCCTGCGCGCGCCCCAGACCGGCGAGACCGTGATCGAGGACCAGGTCCAGGGCCGCGTCGTCTGGCAGAACGAGAACCTCGACGACCTCGTGCTTTTGCGCGGCGATGGCAACCCGACCTACATGCTCGCGGTGGTGGTCGACGACCACGACATGGGCGTCACCCACGTCATCCGCGGCGACGACCATCTGATCAACGCCGCCCGCCAGAAGCAGATCTATGATGCGATGGGCTGGGCGCTGCCGAGCATGTCCCACATCCCCCTCATCCACGGTCCGGATGGCTCGAAGCTTTCGAAGCGCCATGGCGCACTGGGCGTCGATGCCTATCGCGCCATGGGATACCTGCCGGCGGCGCTGCGCAATTATCTGGTCCGGCTCGGCTGGAGCCATGGCGACCAGGAGATCTTCTCGACCGAGGAGATGATCGCGGCGTTCGACCTCGCAAGCGTCGGCCGGGCCGCAGCGCGGTTCGATTTCGCCAAGCTGGAGAACCTCAACGGTCACTACATCCGCAACGCCGACGATCAATCACTCGTGAAGATGTTCGAGGATGTGCTCGACCACGTCGTGCCTGCCCGCGACGAGATCAAGGCCAAGCTGAACGACACCACGCGAGCGCAGCTGCTCAAGGCCATGCCGGCCCTGAAGGAGCGCGCCAAGACGCTGATCGAGCTGATCGACGGCGCCTATTTCATCTTCGCCGACCGGCCGCTGCAGCTCGATGCCAAGGCGCAGGCGCTGCTGACAGCAGAGAACCGCAAGCTGATCGGCCAGCTTCATTCCGCGCTGGAGAAAGTCGAGACCTGGAGCGGCGCCAGCACGGAGGCTGCGCTGCGCGCCTTCGCCGAGGAAAATAGTCTCAAGCTCGGCGCGGTCGCCCAACCCTTGCGGGCCGCGCTGACCGGACGGACGACATCGCCTGGTATATTTGAGGTTTTGGACGTCCTCGGACGCCAGGAGAGCCTCGCCCGGCTTAAAGATCAGTCTACGACGTAAGTAGGCCATGGCTGCCATGATCTTGCAGCGCACACAGCAATAATATACCCATCTCCCTCGTACATTCTGGAACATCCGGCCTGCCCCCATGATCTTCCCAGGGGCCTCCGGCTCCGGCCCGTTTCACCACACATCGGGGACCTACGATGGACGCAAAACCAAGCAACAAGACCGCCACACTGACGGTCGGAAACAAGAACTACGATCTTCCGATCCTCAGCGGCAGCGTCGGGCCTGATGTCATCGATATCGGCAAGCTCTACGGCCAGTCCGGCCTGTTCACCTACGATCCGGGCTTCACCTCGACTGCGAGCTGCCAGTCCAAGATCACCTATATCGACGGTGATGCGGGCGTCTTGGAATATCGCGGCTACCCGATCGAGCAGCTCGCCGAGCACGGCGACTTCCTGGAGACCTGCTATCTCCTGCTCTACGGGAATCTGCCGACCGCCGCGCAGAAGAAGGATTTCGACCATCGCGTGACCCATCACACGATGGTGCACGAGCAGATGGCCCGCTTCTTCCAGGGCTTCCGCCGCGACGCCCATCCGATGGCGATCATGGTTGCGGCCGTCGGCGCGCTCGCCGCCTTCTATCACGACTCCACCGACATCAACGATCCGAAGCAGCGCATGATCGCTTCCATGCGCATGATTGCGAAGATCCCGACCTTGGCGGCGATGGCCTACAAGTACACGGTCGGCCAGCCCTTCATCTACCCGAAGAACTCGCTGGGCTTTGCCGAGAACTTCCTGAACATGTGCTTCGCGGTGCCCTGCGAGGACTATAAGGTCAGCCCGGTGCTCGCCGACGCGCTGGAGAAGATCTTCATCCTGCACGCCGATCACGAGCAGAACGCCTCGACCTCGACGGTGCGCATCGCCGGCTCCTCCGGCGCCAACCCGTTCGCCTGCATCGCAGCGGGCATCGCCTGCCTCTGGGGCCCGGCGCATGGCGGCGCCAACGAAGCCGCGCTCAACATGCTCTACGGCATCGGCACGGTCGACAAGATCCCCGAATTCATCGCCAAGGTGAAGGACAAGAATTCCGAAGTCCGCCTGATGGGCTTCGGGCACCGCGTCTACAAGAACTACGATCCGCGCGCCAAGATCATGCAGAAGATGTGTCACGCCGTGCTCAAGGAGACCGGCCATGGCGACGATCCGATGCTGAAGGTCGCGCTGGAGCTCGAGAAGATCGCGCTCAGCGATCAGTACTTCATCGACCGCAAGCTCTACCCGAACGTCGACTTCTATTCGGGCATCACGCTGAAGGCGATGGGCTTCCCGGTCTCGATGTTCACCGTGCTGTTCGCGGTCGCCCGCACCGTCGGCTGGATCAGCCAGTGGAGCGAGATGATCGAGGATCCGCAGCAGAAGATCGGCCGTCCGCGCCAGCTCTACACCGGCGTCGCCAAGCGCGACTATGTGCCGATCAACGATCGCAAGTAAGTTCGGACGATAGGTCCGACAAAACGGCGCCATCGCAAGATGGCGCCGTTTTTGTTTGCGGACGGATGCTCGTCTTGCTGCCGCGCACAACAACAAGTCGGCGCACTCGACGGGTAATCGCTTGACAGTCCAATTGCTCCGCGCGCAAATTCTTACACTAAGTAAGAATGACGACAGGGATGGAAATGCCGGAGCAGCCGAGAAGTCGGCGGCAGACGCGCGCTGCCATTTTGACTCATTTGCTCCAGTCCGGCGGCTCGTTCCGGCCGCCGCTGGCAAAGGCCGTGCGCCTGTCCGAGGCGAGCCTGTCGCGCATCCTGTTCGACCTGAAAGCTGAAGGGCTGATCGAGGAAGTGCGGCGCCCTGCCCCTTACGTCGGCGGCCCGACGGGCCTCGTGTCGCTCGATAGCACGGTGGCGCTCGCAGCCCTCGAGCTGACGGCGCAATGGCTCAGTGTCGGCGTCGGCAATTTCTCGGGCGAGCTGCATTACACCGAGCGACTGCCGTTGCCGAAGACGCCAACCGTCGAGACCGTCGGCCGCGTGTTCCGCGAGGCGATGACGTTGCTGCGCGACTGGACACGCCGTCGCCGCATCACGCTCGCGCAGATCGGCGTCTCCATCCCGGGCCTTGGCCGGTTGACGGCAGCAGGCAATCCGATCATTCCCTGCGACGTCGCCCGCATCAGCGGCATGATCGGCGAGATGTTTGCCGGCGTGCCGTTGGAATTCACCAATTCGGTCGTGGCGCACGCGACCTTCCATCGCTGCCGCACGCAGAACTATCCATTCAGCGGCACGCATCTGTTCGTCTTCGTCAGCCATGGCGTTGCCGGCGCCTGGATGGATGATCCGACCGAGGCCGATGCCCTCCAACCGGTGGAATTGGGCCACATGGTCTTTGGACCGGAGGGACCGCGCTGCCGCTGCGGTCATGATGGCTGCGTCGAGGCCTACACCTCGCTCCCCGCCTTGGCCGAGCTTCTCGACATCTCGGAAGCCGAATTGCTCCAGCTCGGCAGCGAATGGGTGCACGCGATCCCGCTGTCGACGCGCATGCGCCAGGACTTGCGGCGGCGGCTATTCCGGCTCGGCCTTGCGATCGGCAACACGCTGAACGTGAAGCCATGCGGTGGCGTCGCCATCAGCGGCTGGCCATCGCTTCTCGCCGACGACGATCGCAACGCCGTGATCGAGGGGATCGACGCCTGCCTCCTGGGGGGCCGGACATTGGCGCAAGTCTCCATCGCCTTCGTGCCGCCCTCGACCGGCAACGATCCGCAGGCTGCCCTTGCCTTCGCCGCGTTTTGCCTCGCCAGCCGCGGCGGCATGCCGGCCAGCTCGACGGAGGCCGCCTGACATGTCCTGAGCCGTGCGGCATCAACGCGCCGCGTCAAGAACACGCAAGAACTTCACACCGGGAGGAACTGCCATGCCGATTACGACAACAAGGCGCCGTCTGCTCGCTGGATCCGTTGCCACGCTCGCGCTGCCGGCCTTTGCCCGTGCGCAAGGCGCGGCCAAGCCGCGCCTGACGGCGATCTCGCAATGGTCGGCCGGCAGCGACGG comes from Bradyrhizobium sp. CCGE-LA001 and encodes:
- a CDS encoding glutamine--tRNA ligase/YqeY domain fusion protein, with translation MTEPVAAEVGRDFIRDIIQADLEQGKYKEIVTRFPPEPNGYLHIGHAKSIALNFGIAQEFPGRCHLRFDDTNPVKEEQEYIDSIQADVRWLGFDWGKNLFFASDYFDRLYEWAEQLIRDGLAYVDDQTQEEIRLSRGTLTEPGRNSPFRDRAVEENLDLFRRMKAGEFPNGARVLRAKIDMAAGNINLRDPVLYRILHAHHPRTGTKWSIYPSYDYAHGQSDAIEGITHSICTLEFEDHRPLYDWFIEKLPVPSEPHQYEFARLNLTYTLLSKRVLTQLVRDGHVAGWDDPRMPTVAGMRRRGVPPAALREFVKRIGVAKANSVVDVGMLEFCIREELNRTAQRRMAVLKPLKVVIENYSEGQTEELEAINHPDDPSAGTRKITFGRELYIEQDDFMENPPKKFFRLSPGNEVRLRYAYFVKCTGVIKNDAGEVVELRCTYDPATKGGNAPDGRKVKATMHWLPAAASKPAEIRIYNQLFSNPSPDASNFAADLNPNSLEILSDARIEASVAESNSTEPMQFERQGYFVRDKDSTSGKPVFSRTIGLRDTFAKEVAKG
- the gltX gene encoding glutamate--tRNA ligase, whose product is MTDSVVTRFAPSPTGFLHIGGARTALFNWLYAKKHGGKMLLRIEDTDRERSTEAAIGAILDGLEWLELGWDGEVIYQFARAARHREVAEQLLAEGKAYRCYATAEELAAMREKARAEGRTRLYDGMWRDRDPATAPGDVKPTIRLRAPQTGETVIEDQVQGRVVWQNENLDDLVLLRGDGNPTYMLAVVVDDHDMGVTHVIRGDDHLINAARQKQIYDAMGWALPSMSHIPLIHGPDGSKLSKRHGALGVDAYRAMGYLPAALRNYLVRLGWSHGDQEIFSTEEMIAAFDLASVGRAAARFDFAKLENLNGHYIRNADDQSLVKMFEDVLDHVVPARDEIKAKLNDTTRAQLLKAMPALKERAKTLIELIDGAYFIFADRPLQLDAKAQALLTAENRKLIGQLHSALEKVETWSGASTEAALRAFAEENSLKLGAVAQPLRAALTGRTTSPGIFEVLDVLGRQESLARLKDQSTT
- the gltA gene encoding citrate synthase, which codes for MDAKPSNKTATLTVGNKNYDLPILSGSVGPDVIDIGKLYGQSGLFTYDPGFTSTASCQSKITYIDGDAGVLEYRGYPIEQLAEHGDFLETCYLLLYGNLPTAAQKKDFDHRVTHHTMVHEQMARFFQGFRRDAHPMAIMVAAVGALAAFYHDSTDINDPKQRMIASMRMIAKIPTLAAMAYKYTVGQPFIYPKNSLGFAENFLNMCFAVPCEDYKVSPVLADALEKIFILHADHEQNASTSTVRIAGSSGANPFACIAAGIACLWGPAHGGANEAALNMLYGIGTVDKIPEFIAKVKDKNSEVRLMGFGHRVYKNYDPRAKIMQKMCHAVLKETGHGDDPMLKVALELEKIALSDQYFIDRKLYPNVDFYSGITLKAMGFPVSMFTVLFAVARTVGWISQWSEMIEDPQQKIGRPRQLYTGVAKRDYVPINDRK
- a CDS encoding ROK family transcriptional regulator, whose protein sequence is MEMPEQPRSRRQTRAAILTHLLQSGGSFRPPLAKAVRLSEASLSRILFDLKAEGLIEEVRRPAPYVGGPTGLVSLDSTVALAALELTAQWLSVGVGNFSGELHYTERLPLPKTPTVETVGRVFREAMTLLRDWTRRRRITLAQIGVSIPGLGRLTAAGNPIIPCDVARISGMIGEMFAGVPLEFTNSVVAHATFHRCRTQNYPFSGTHLFVFVSHGVAGAWMDDPTEADALQPVELGHMVFGPEGPRCRCGHDGCVEAYTSLPALAELLDISEAELLQLGSEWVHAIPLSTRMRQDLRRRLFRLGLAIGNTLNVKPCGGVAISGWPSLLADDDRNAVIEGIDACLLGGRTLAQVSIAFVPPSTGNDPQAALAFAAFCLASRGGMPASSTEAA